AGGCTTGATCATCTGATCGGCTCATAGTAATCGGAGCGGTACTTATCGTGATCAACAACTACGATCGCATAGACGGCGTAAATTATGCCTGGGATGTAACCCAATAGCGTCAAGAGCAAGCAAATGCAGAATTCAATCTGCAACCCAAtaataaacaagaaaagaaaaacaattatttGCTAATGAAACCGAGAAAACGGAGGAaaggggttaaaaaaaaaaaagagggagagatcaTACGCTGCAACAACCATGTCGGAGGAAAACCCCCAACGGAGGAAGCAAAATCGCAATCAGGATCTCGCAGAAGATCGCTGTACTGCTAGCCATTTCTGATGCTCAACTGCAGCACACCAGCCGAGAGAGAAGAATCAGAATAAGATAGATGGCTAAGCGGGTCAAGAGATAACAGTTTACCACAATTGGCTTTATGACAGTTCGTATCATCAAAGCGATCTTGACGGCTCACCAATTATCACGAATTCACGAGACTCAGGAGCGGGTGACTCGATTCAATCCACGTCCTAATGAGCTAAAAAAGGGTCCCCATCTGGGTAGCGGATCCGGATTCTtaagcaaggttcaaaatccaggtatcgcaCTCGGGATCGGTCATAGCCGAAATCTTTTCGGATCGGGATCGGATCAATCCAAATCGGCCAGGATCgatcaaccccccccccccaaaattgttttttttatggatcggatCATGTATCGGCCAGAGTTGATGGGTGTTATGACCTCAGGATCGGATCAACCGATATTATCTGAATCAGATTGATCAAAATCAGTTGGtatcggtcaagataatataaaaaattaaaaaacaaacttaaaaactttgaaaaaattaaaaaaatattcagttgGATCGATAAAGGATCGGATCAGCCGATCCAACCGAGTTGGGCGATCCAATCaacgatccagtcaaaccttgttgtatcggTGAAATCTTGAGATCCTCGACCGGTACCGATCCGATCCGGCCAATAttggccgatccgatccaatacctcaaaccatgttctTAAGGATAAgggcatggttctaagtattggtatcgtatcgtccatatcgggcgatatgtatcgattttactagtcaccgataccgtatcggtagcgcaatacggacaaggggtaaaatggttagaaaactcGTTTTTTAAATTCAGGGGTATTTTTATCCAATACAACCGATCCATGCCGATatcatatcggtatcgtatcgattttgtgGGTCGTaaatacccgttccgataccgtgcactaaaaccgtgaaaaagggggaaaacgatctctacttggtgggtGTGGTGTTTCCTACGTCCTCCCACCGAGCACCATGAAATGATGCCTTtgcccctgggtagatactcaggCGTCCTCCCCCACTGGctcagacgcttgtgtagagaccatacgaccaagtagagatctcttgcccaataaGGGTAATGGATAAGCTCGTGCTTTTCTACCAATCATTGTCGCTTCCTTGCCTTGCCCTTGCTTGCATGATCAGAtgaagcccaagcccaagcccaaggtCAAGTTATAACTTACATTTAACATGCACTGCCTGGATATTTATTGTAAAGCAAGTGGACAAGCGATCAATCTTCAGAAATCCAGCCTTACCTTCAGCCCGAATACTCCAGTGCGCTTTAGGAGATGGTTTTCACGCATCTTGAAGGTTCGATATGGTGAGGGGCCCTCCAAGTACTTGGGATTGCCTTCGGAGATAGGGGTGTCCAAAAAGGAAGTGTTTAAGGAGCTAAGTACTAAATCCTGCAACCGCATCAAAGGCTGGAAAAATCAGCTCTTATCACATGAAGGTCCGGTTGTGCTCCTCAAATCTATAGGGTGCTCCCTCTCGAGTTTTGCGGCAGCTCATTTCTCTCTTCCTACCTCACATCATGATGTTCTAAGACGGGCCATGACTAATTGTCTTTGGGGACAGAAAGGGGATGAGAACAaaatccattggatttcttggtcgCGTCTTTGTCGCTCAAAGGAAAAAGGTGGGTTAGGTCTCAAGGACCCTATTCTACAAAATAGGGCGCTCGTATCCAAGGTGGCTTGGCGTCTATGGTCTGACCCTAACTCGCTTTGGGCCCGTTTTCCTAAAGCCATCTATCATCCAAATTCTGATTTCCTTCACGCTACAGTGGGCCATCGCCCCTCCTGGGCATGGTGAAGTATTATTATTGGAAGGAAGGTGTTACAAAATGGCTTACTTTGGCAAGTTGGAACTGGAGCTGATATAAAGATCTGGGAAGATAATTGGATTCCCTCCTCCCCCACGTTGAAAGCCCGTTATCCCAAGCCGGTGAACTGCAATTTAAGCAAAGTGTCAGAGCTCATTGATCCCATTAATAGGGTTTGGAAGGAGGAATTACTGAGAGAGTTCTTTCACCCTCCGGATATAGCGGCCATCAAGCAAATTCACCTCAACATATTCCCGAGGAATGACAAGCAGGTGTGGGGAGGTGCAAGAAATGGGCAGTTTTCTGTGAAAACTGCCTACCACACTCAGGCCAATCAACGAGACCACCTTGCGGCTGGCCAGGCTTCATCGTCTAACAGAAAGGAGTGGGAAGTAATTCCTCCCACGGTGTGGAAGCGTATTTGGCAATGTAGGACATGGCCGAAGATTAAAAACTTTCTGTGGAGGTGTTGCGCTGAAGGAGTAGCGTCGGGGGAAGGGCTGGCAAAGAGAAATATTCCTATTGATCCAAGTTGCAGAAGATGTGGATATGAAAAGGAATCTATTAACCATGTTTTACTGGAGTGCCCATTTGCGAGAGCCACTTGGTTTGGGAGCGACCTCAATTTCATCACCCCGACTGATGATACTTCGCCATTTATAGCTCTATTTCTGCAGAACTGGGAGAACTTtaagtttccttccaaacaaagAAGCAGAGAAGTTCTATCTTTAGCCTCTTTTATATGCTGGTTCTTGTGGTTGGCTAGAAACGACCTATACTTTAATGGTAAAGAGTGGAGTCCAGTGGATGTTGTTTTCAAATCTTAGAAGGCCTGGCAGGAATTGGAAGAGATTCGTTATGGATTTGAGAGTGATACTCGATTGGAGGAAGATCAGACAACTTTGCTTCAGGCGTGGCAAAAACCCCCCCCACCAGGTCATCAAGCTGAACTGTGATGCTGCGACATTGGCGAATACCAACTTGGGTGGAATCGGCTTCGTTGCAAGGAATTATTTGGGTGATCCAGTAGCTACAATCTCTGATAGGATGGAGTTCTCCAGTGTAAACTTGGACGAAGCAGCTACTATTTGGCTGGGTTTACTTTGGGCTGTGGAGCAGGAAGTCTCTGAGATTATTATAGAGTCAGACAATGACATGGTCATCAGGTTGCTCAATGGTAATTCTCACAGTACCCCCCTGGAGCTGGATGGAGTTCTCCATGATATTAGGACTATGGCTGACAATCTCAACTCTTGTATTTTTGCTTGCATTCCTAGGGTGATTAACACTGTTGCTCACACCCTAGCCAGGAGAGCCCTGTCCTTGACAAGTAGGACAGTTTGGCAGtcttccactccttggctcttGGATTTATGTAACCAAGATGCCTTGTGCTCAACTTGCCCCCCTTTgcaataaaatttctttctaccaaaaaaaaaaaaagaaggagccTACTCAATGTTCCTCTATTATTATCtagaaaattcagttttttcttgttattaAGTTGTCCTACATCCTTTGACCAGTTGGTTCGGATGGTGTATCTAAGATATATGGAAATAGTGAAGGTATTAGTAATCATTTGTAAATTGATGATAGACATTGACAACCATTGATGGTTGTACTTTTCCTTCATGATCGGTGGACTGGTGAAGGAaaagtatcttttttttttatcttctctctctctctctttttgtttttcggAGAAGTTTGTGTTGAAAGATTAGAAGAACGATAAAGATAGGATTCAATCCCAGACTTAGCTGGCCAAATCAGGAATCAAATTGGTCTCTGTTGATTCCGATTTGGGTCATATTGGAATCGACCAAATCTTTTCTAAGAACCATAGAATCAGCCCTCTAATCTGAAAACTCAATGATCCTAGGATTCTTTACATGATTTAACCGTGTTGGATTAGTCGGCATCGAGATTAGTCACAACAATTTTGATCAGAATCAGCCGATCTTATCTAATTCtcaatttttgaaaccatggTTCCAATGTTCTTACTGTCAAGAGGCATCTTTTTTAGTTCTCCGAAATTGGATCGGGGATCAATCTTGGCCAATATTGATTCGATACCAGTCTGGATCACCTAGAATTAGGCCGAATTAAACAAATTTACCTAtgtttttaataatatttgatttttattacaGTTTTACCATTTATTCATATCACTGGATCGATATCAAATTAGTCGAGACTCAGATCAGTCTCAGCCAATACCAATCTGAtctgagattacgaaccatgctcTTGAGggcactttttatttttttatactcATAGGGAAaatcctaaaattgaaaataggatgcccaagccacTTTGGACCTTGTAAGTAGGTTAGGATAACACCCAACTGATTGACACTCTTAAACAACAGAAATAACATCGGTATTTTATCaaacagaattttaagtttagaATTATCTAacttaaatttcattttacctCAAGGCATACACTAGTAGATTTGTAGAGTGGTTTTCTGTAGAGAGTGCCCGGTCATTTGTAGTTGAGGATTATAATCACTCACTCTTAGAGCGTGACTTGGTGGACAAAGAGCAGATGCGCATCTTGGTAAACTAGTGACATATGTGTTCCgagttcccaactcttgggatctccaGGATTGTCCCTAGGGAAtcctagggttgccctagggcacccctaaactggcttgggcatcctattttcaattttaggatttttcatggtcgcccatggtgtcCTACTGGAACCCTGTTAGGGTTTGATATGACAAATcaatgcccagtccatctctttgatgtcccataaaatattgggatccatgtcatagaaaaaagtcatctctattccatcccatggatagagtgatccatcccatacccgaatgcgtagCGGAAAAGAATCGATTCAGGTtactttcgcatcccataaataatcataaaattaaagcaataagaattaacataaatttgttaacctgatgagcctcaagtgttgctcctccaatagacaatggttcttcctccgatgagcactccaagtaaacagatttgaacctccaatggtgcagccaaggttcgtcaagccaatcctagatcttCTTCAGTTCCTCCGTTgcagatctgggtttccaaaaccctaactctcaaagtctagagagctagaagaaggaaagagaagagatcacaggagagagaggggaagagcCAAAATTCGTCcagaggggggggggcagccaaaaacgtggagcattgctgcccccctctgcgttttttggtgttttataaagccatgGTTTCTAAACCCTGGATGGGAAAAATCCCAGTGAGaatctgactctctctctctctctctctccttgtagaCTTtcttgtttaaactcaaagtgttTCTAATTGATGaggaagcagaatctaatagggaatgatataattaattaattattttaatttatggataattacaattaacaccatatccattaattaaataaataatcaattattttagcaaattccaaataactccctacatgataataaattatcatgtacaatcCCCCCCtaataatcaacaccatcattatggaatctagggcatgtacactagtactgccaaaccccattccatagtacatgtccatataagagtgtatgtgtatctgatcgggtcccgcaaaactcaataaaatactttaatcaaataactatatataggggaaagttttcatacacggctgtgtaagccgtgtatgtgagagggtgagagttttaagacatttattaatgggtgggggtttatgacttttccatctcgttgtgagaggggacacgatcGTACACActtacacggccgtgtatgaaaactttacccctatatataatctattattttatgtaaaataagtttttcaaaaaccatttctaaaacggcactggatccagattctgattcgaccattcacagacaatctcaatcttggtgttccccaatcgggcaatggtgaccatcttgagtaactccttcactcacaaagtattcgcgcattcccagaacaccagctttgactcacttgagtctcagtcattgatgaaccaaagaatgcggtcacactttgcaatgacaaggttccctcaggtatagggtctTGGTGACTCAAGTCTATCcattcctacatctgacagtaatacatgagggaatcgacaaagtagattctttgtcAATACGCACAttgaacatgtgagtactcacattcgtaccctaacatcatatgtctaggcatacccaatgcggcaaccatatgataaggatgcccagcccaaaccctagtcgtgaatatcattttaagtaatacttacgaacacataatgctgaaaaagtttatatcgcatgtgataatattaaaccaaaatgcataaaggttcaatacaaagtaaaaccggattgaactaGACAGAACCGGGttttatggacacataaatccaacacaaAGCCCATAGCCTATGGGATGTTCTTTTAGTCAGGTAGCTAATTTGATCGACCCAGTCAGCCATACATGGCGAAGAGACCTTCTTCGTCAGCTATTTATCCCTGCAGATAAGGAGGCTATCTTGCTGATAAATCTAAGTATTTTTTTCAAGGGAAGACGTTTAGGTGTGGGGTGCTGCCAAGAAAGGTGTGTTTTCTGTTAAATCAACGTATCATTTGCTTGTAAACTTCGAACAATCTGTTACCAATGATCCTGATGCAGCCTCAACCTCACGTTCTCATGGTTGGAATAGAATCCCCGACTCAATCTGGAACCGGGTATGGTCAATGGACTCTCTTCCTAAAATTAAATCTTTCTTTTGGCGTGTGTGTGCGCCGACACTATTGCTACGGGTGATGGTCTCCAAAGGCGGAATTTACAGTTACACATTAACTGTCGGCAATGTGGTGCACCATGTGAAACGGCAGATCATGGGCTCCTTGGGTCTTCTTTCGCCAAAGCAGTTTGGTTTGATTGTAGTTTATCCTACTCACCCCCTAGACATCATGATCCtattttttgggaatggatAGAAAGTTGGGATTCTTTATTCCGGCAAGATAAGAGGATGGCTCAAGAATCATTAGCTCGTGTATCTTTTCTCTGCTGGTACCTGTGGCGGGCTAGGAACGACTTTGTTTTCAACACTAAAGCTTGGTCTCCAGAGCAAGTCATATGAGTTGTAGAGGTTACATATTTAGAGTTCAAAAGTGTGCAACCACCAGTGTTGAACAATTCGGGTTTTGTAACCCCACCATCCAGGTTCAAGAGACTTGGCACCCACCACCTACGGACTACCTTAAAGTGAATTGTGATGCTTCTCTTCCTATAGGATCAACGACGGGTGGGTTGGGTGTTATTTTTCAAGATCATCTCGAATCTCAATTTCAGGCCATCTCGATGCCTCGGCACTTCAGCACAGCCATTCAAGGAGAATCACTTGCAATTTGTTTCATCCTAGCTCATGCTATCTCAATGGGTGTTACTCATCTCCAAGTGGAGTCGGACAATAGGGAAGTGATACAATTCCTACAGGGATCAACTCGGATTCCACCATTAGAGGCTTCAGTGGGGCTTTCAGATATAATCTCCATGTGTAACTCTTTTATTTCTATCAATTTTTGCTATATTCCAAGGGATTTGAACTGTGTTGCAGATACATTGGCTAGGAAGGCCTTGTCTATCATGTGTCTGACAGTTTGATCCATTTCTACTACTTTGCTTCTTCGACTTTGTAGGTCCGAAGCATTCAGCTTTTCACATGATCATTATCAGTAAATTTAtcttttaccccaaaaaaaaaaaaatctgttcgTTTTCGATTATTCATTTAGGTTCAAAATAATGAATAcataaaccaaaactgaaccaaaataaGAACACAATTTAAAAACTAATCGATTCAGTTTAATTCAgttttgttttagggttttatattCTGATAGTCCTTCCACCCACAAAAACATTTCaccaataaataatatataattgCAACTACTAATGTAGATTGACTTGAATACAATGCACAATCCACGAGAAAATAGAAGGTTCTAGTATCATGTTTTGGAAAGAATCAAATAAATATAGTTCAAAATTAACAGTGTATATTATAATCACTTGGATTCATAAGGATGAATACTCAACAAATGTCCCAAATTTCTTGCGACTTAATGATATGTCTTTATCTTAAAAAACTCAATTTATTCTTTCCTTCATCATATCCGGACAAGCTGTAAATAGGATTGTTCCACACAAAACTTTCTTTTGTGCAACAATGGTTTTGGGGCAACTCACAAACCATAACTTTAAACTACTAATATAATTTAGAGTAAATTTGGTTCAATTCTAATAGACTGATTATACCTTTGAAACAAAAAACGAACCAAAAATAGATTCCTTATTTTAAAGcccaaaccaaattaattataCTTCGAGTCAATTCTACCTTTGAAACAAAAAACGAACCAAAAATAGATTCCTTATTTTAAAGcccaaaccaaattaattataCTTCGAGTCAATTCGATCTAGTTTTAAATAGTCAGTTTCGGTTTCAAATTGATTGGTAGTTTATAAAAATGGAGATTGAGCCCAaagtaattcaaattatttatttaatcttgCAACAAAATCTTGCTTCTTTTGGTTGTTTTAGTAATGTCAAAAAATTCCGTTGCCGGGAATCGAACCCGGGTCTCCTGGGTGAAAGCCAGATATCCTAACCGCTGGACGACAACGGATTGATGCTTATTATATCTTCTTAAAACTTCATGGGATATGTAAATTTccaccaaaaaggaaaaaatacaataacCACTCATTGAACTTGTCATATATTGAGGTTTCTCATCAAATCTCCATTCATGAATGTGGTATAGATTCTGGATTATGAGCATTCACTAAAATTACATAACTAGGTATTAGGGAGTGATGGAGTAGATAAGGGTTTTGCACCATAATTTGGCGCTTTGAATAACATCTTAAAACATAATTTTGCAATGGTACTTAATATAGAGGTGCAGACTTTGGCCCAGTGAGACCGAGCCCACCGCGAATCCACCCAAAACTTGCAGGGCCTACACCTGGTTCAGGCAAGTTCAGGTAGCAGTCTCGGTCTCAGTATCGATCATGGTCAAAATCTTTTCGGATCGGTCCAAAgcattcaaaaaatatttttttatgaatcgATTCATGTATCGATCAGGATCGATAGATGTTGTGATTTCGGATCGGATCAGACCGGTATCGgtcaaaataatatataaaaatatttaaaaaaaacttaaaaaaataataaaattatgcTTCATCCGTGaaaaaattacatccacctccctagagGGAGTAGGTGTAATTTTTTCGAACTACAGAAGATTGAGGTGATGTTGACACTTGAcatgaaaaatataatattttgttaatataaaatatatatatatatatatatatataaaaaatgtgttatGATAATATTGAAATGTGACGTTGACATGATTAagtataaaataatattatataagTCATTTTATGACTTAGTCTTGAAGTGACCACTGAGGCACTGACCAGTGACAGGAATCAGAACTTCAAACTAAATATTATCGTTATGTATATAGTAATAATGATGAAGTtctcggatcggatcggccgatccaaaCGAGAATCCCAAATCAGGTACCGTTCTAGTAAAATGTCAAAGGATCGGTCGGTATCGGCTGAAGCCGAGCCTGAGATCAGATCAATCCAATCCGAAATTACGAATCATGGGCTGTATATATGTGTGTAAGATAAGGATTCTTTAGGGTATGGAGAAtgatatcatccatatgggTCCATATAGACTCATTTGGTTAGAATAGGAGAGAAAGTGTCATTACAGATGAGAGGGATATATTGGAATATGCACAAGGGTGGCACTGCGGGTTTGacgagggtcataatgtacgcagccttacccctgctttaaCGAAAATATtgttttcaaattcaaatccatgaccacttggttacaatggagcaaccttaccattgcaccaaggcctgccctcgTGTTTAATATATATTACACGTATAAATATTTAAgttcaaaattatatttttcaaattttgtgtAAAAACTAGgaaaattattattgtcacatgGGTTTGTTAACTTTCCAAATCTCACAAGACCCCTATTTTGCTACGTGGACAAATGATGATGTATCCATTCCAATCATTGGATAAAGAAGACCTGGTCTAAATTACCCACTTATCATATTTTAGAATCAAATTCAATTAAATGCCTCCTTGagtattggcatgcatcacgCATATGTCCATGCATGTATACCAGTATTTTAACTATTATTATGCACTCTCTCAACCATAAGCAATATCAATCTCTCCTGTGATTTTTGCAGATGTAATAACAAAAAGTTGTCACACCAATAACTatcctaaaaataaaataaaataaaattgataaAAATTGGGCCaaacccaccccaccccaccccaccccaccctgaACCAGCAAAGACAGTTGTGGGTTAAGATGTCCAAGCCTAACCTCGGGCCCGGCCAGACCTGGCTGAGCCCTAAGAACTCCTTAGCCCTAGTTAATATCTTTGGCAATGATTGGAGAGCATACTTCAACTAAGAACAATAGGGTGCTTGTCTTTTGTGTGTTTGGATAtataggtatatatatat
The nucleotide sequence above comes from Telopea speciosissima isolate NSW1024214 ecotype Mountain lineage chromosome 3, Tspe_v1, whole genome shotgun sequence. Encoded proteins:
- the LOC122654395 gene encoding hydrophobic protein RCI2A-like, with protein sequence MASSTAIFCEILIAILLPPLGVFLRHGCCSIEFCICLLLTLLGYIPGIIYAVYAIVVVDHDKYRSDYYEPIR